One genomic segment of Catalinimonas alkaloidigena includes these proteins:
- a CDS encoding patatin-like phospholipase family protein produces MSLPKLIQLHQDNTQPKRSLILAGGGVRLAYQAGVLQALQENSLRFQHVDGTSGGIFNAGMLASGLETEEMCKRWRSLNISSFMSLRPARNYLKLASMAAFGDADGIRQKVFPQLGIDLKKIRENKEVCATFNVCNFSHKTIEAIPHSNVTEDHLIAGVSLPIFMPAIKINDDWYSDAVWIKDANLMEAVRKGAEEIWLVWAIGNTKEYLPGFFNQYVHMIEMSANGGLLEEYAQIKALNERIAAGDSPYGQRKPIRLHVIKPEYPLPLDPDLFFNKIDTNTLINMGYVDALNYLKRMKTEGVAFDANSTRMKEPGRQFTFRQSYEGKTKFGGKISAMAYHPSFTVREINGQLSISAVASVYIEALGREICTKENQANIIKKDKASYLEIDSTFVHEAQKYVLKASIQLHSVTNWLLGLEFKKVKLQLFDDQQENLCEGHLRQTAGNRLKQLLNNKLTSNGQGGIRLKEKYQMVKKLYA; encoded by the coding sequence ATGTCCCTACCTAAGCTTATACAATTGCATCAGGATAATACTCAGCCTAAAAGATCACTGATACTGGCGGGAGGAGGTGTAAGGCTGGCATATCAGGCAGGGGTGCTGCAGGCTTTGCAGGAAAACAGCTTGCGGTTTCAACATGTGGATGGCACCTCAGGAGGAATTTTCAATGCAGGAATGCTAGCCTCCGGGCTCGAAACGGAAGAGATGTGTAAGCGTTGGAGAAGCCTGAATATCAGTAGCTTTATGTCGCTGCGTCCGGCTAGAAATTATTTGAAACTGGCCAGCATGGCAGCTTTCGGCGATGCGGATGGCATACGGCAAAAGGTATTTCCTCAGCTGGGAATTGACTTGAAAAAGATTAGAGAAAATAAAGAGGTGTGTGCGACTTTCAATGTCTGTAACTTCAGCCATAAAACGATAGAAGCTATTCCTCATAGTAATGTTACCGAAGATCATCTGATTGCCGGAGTTTCACTGCCCATCTTTATGCCCGCCATCAAAATTAATGATGACTGGTACAGTGATGCGGTCTGGATCAAAGATGCTAACCTGATGGAAGCGGTGCGGAAAGGTGCCGAAGAAATCTGGCTGGTCTGGGCCATCGGTAATACCAAAGAATATCTGCCCGGATTCTTTAATCAGTACGTCCATATGATTGAGATGAGTGCTAACGGCGGCTTGCTGGAAGAGTATGCCCAGATCAAAGCTTTGAATGAAAGAATAGCTGCCGGGGATTCGCCCTACGGACAGCGAAAGCCTATCCGTCTGCATGTCATCAAGCCGGAATATCCCCTGCCCCTGGACCCTGATCTGTTTTTTAACAAAATAGATACGAACACCCTCATCAATATGGGCTATGTAGATGCTTTAAATTACCTGAAGCGCATGAAGACTGAAGGAGTAGCCTTTGATGCCAATAGCACCCGCATGAAAGAGCCGGGCAGGCAATTTACTTTCCGTCAATCCTATGAAGGTAAAACGAAGTTTGGAGGAAAAATAAGTGCTATGGCTTATCACCCGTCCTTTACGGTCAGGGAAATAAACGGGCAACTCTCAATCAGCGCAGTCGCCAGTGTATATATTGAAGCATTAGGCAGGGAGATTTGCACCAAAGAAAACCAGGCCAACATTATAAAAAAGGACAAAGCTTCTTATCTTGAGATAGATTCTACTTTTGTCCATGAAGCGCAAAAATATGTACTCAAGGCAAGTATTCAACTTCATTCTGTGACCAACTGGTTGCTAGGCCTTGAGTTTAAAAAGGTAAAGCTACAGCTATTTGATGACCAGCAGGAAAACTTGTGTGAAGGGCATCTCCGGCAAACCGCCGGTAACAGACTTAAACAGTTGCTGAACAATAAGCTGACGAGCAATGGGCAGGGTGGAATCCGTTTGAAGGAAAAATATCAGATGGTAAAGAAACTATACGCGTAA
- a CDS encoding DUF4345 family protein: MKFISYFFFYTYIGLVCLAGIWGAFFNAHLDFSLLMGLDTSELPEGIRNNLLSQYRFLRALEFGFGLFALLFTREIFTQKKFNSLFLVIMASGILARVASLAYEGSPNWMMYFFMIYEIIGFIFIYLHTRQSIQAYVPT, from the coding sequence ATGAAGTTCATTAGCTACTTCTTCTTTTACACCTATATCGGGCTAGTCTGTCTGGCAGGAATCTGGGGCGCGTTTTTCAATGCGCATCTGGATTTTTCGCTTCTGATGGGGCTGGATACGAGTGAATTACCTGAAGGAATACGTAACAACCTGCTCAGTCAGTATCGCTTCTTAAGAGCATTGGAATTTGGATTTGGCTTATTTGCCTTACTGTTTACCAGGGAAATTTTCACGCAGAAGAAGTTTAACAGCTTATTCCTGGTCATTATGGCTTCCGGCATCCTGGCAAGAGTAGCATCCTTAGCTTACGAAGGCTCTCCCAATTGGATGATGTACTTCTTTATGATTTACGAAATCATAGGTTTTATCTTCATTTATCTGCACACCCGACAAAGTATACAAGCCTATGTCCCTACCTAA
- a CDS encoding patatin, producing MKKYLSFLVILISVITVASGLTQVVAPGFVLGFIGASISATSMHFFAIVGMFMTLFGGMVLHAIYSAYTNEVAILWASFQKIGAFAAVSLGIIYEIFSPIAAGVALFDLFSGLLFLYYLRSLRNHEVH from the coding sequence ATGAAAAAGTACCTTAGCTTTCTGGTCATTCTTATTTCAGTAATAACAGTAGCCTCAGGACTTACACAAGTAGTTGCTCCTGGCTTTGTATTAGGGTTTATTGGTGCAAGTATAAGCGCTACCTCTATGCACTTTTTTGCTATCGTAGGTATGTTTATGACACTTTTCGGAGGTATGGTGCTGCATGCGATCTACAGTGCTTATACAAACGAAGTGGCCATATTATGGGCTTCATTTCAGAAGATCGGAGCTTTTGCGGCGGTTAGCTTGGGCATAATTTATGAGATATTTAGTCCGATTGCTGCCGGAGTAGCCCTCTTTGATCTTTTTTCAGGGTTGCTGTTTTTGTACTACCTAAGAAGCCTGCGCAACCATGAAGTTCATTAG
- a CDS encoding alpha/beta fold hydrolase: MKRLKGITYYLALTVLIYQVISCKTVSESEPTADILDKTSMAEAIKMQVKVEGEGSPLLLVPGGLTGWIGWEPFVHIFIAKEKKIIRVQLINVAYGFENQSLPSDYSVKMESQALAAALDSLVYDSPIDVVGWSFGALVLLDYALSYPERIRTMTLIEPPAFWVLQERKLIDDEIQKTINFHNQFMGDITEEMLAAFLRDAGVLREGQSAQEHPMWPQWIDYRQSLQNLPAIYAQRDDLNRLMAFNLPVMLVKGSGSSPNLHLIVDELASHLPDANLIEMPGGHLPHIVSMDSFLTALENFQNVEQ, encoded by the coding sequence ATGAAAAGGTTAAAAGGGATCACTTACTATTTAGCACTTACAGTACTCATTTATCAAGTGATTTCATGCAAAACTGTATCAGAAAGTGAACCTACAGCAGATATTCTAGACAAAACATCTATGGCTGAAGCAATAAAAATGCAGGTAAAAGTTGAGGGAGAAGGAAGTCCTCTGCTACTTGTTCCAGGCGGCCTAACCGGTTGGATAGGTTGGGAGCCTTTTGTGCATATATTTATTGCAAAAGAGAAAAAAATAATTCGTGTGCAGCTCATCAATGTAGCGTATGGGTTTGAAAATCAATCTTTACCCTCTGACTATTCAGTAAAGATGGAAAGCCAGGCGCTTGCAGCAGCACTTGATTCTTTAGTTTATGATAGCCCTATTGATGTCGTAGGATGGTCTTTTGGTGCTTTGGTATTACTGGATTATGCGCTAAGCTATCCTGAGCGTATTCGTACGATGACGCTCATTGAGCCTCCTGCATTTTGGGTACTTCAGGAAAGAAAGTTGATTGATGATGAAATACAAAAGACGATTAATTTTCACAATCAATTTATGGGTGATATTACTGAAGAAATGCTTGCAGCCTTCCTGCGGGATGCAGGAGTGCTAAGAGAAGGACAATCTGCGCAGGAGCATCCCATGTGGCCACAGTGGATTGATTACAGACAGTCACTACAAAATCTTCCGGCCATTTATGCCCAAAGAGATGATTTGAATCGGCTGATGGCTTTCAATTTACCTGTAATGCTGGTGAAGGGCAGTGGGTCATCGCCAAATCTGCACTTAATCGTTGATGAACTTGCTTCTCATTTGCCCGATGCAAACCTTATTGAAATGCCGGGAGGTCATTTACCTCATATTGTGTCTATGGATAGCTTCCTGACAGCACTTGAAAACTTTCAAAATGTGGAGCAATGA
- a CDS encoding acetoacetate decarboxylase family protein, producing MAIPKRIKRYRDRYALVDGIPYKMPIYAKNSPALMAGFSCDYEKANALLPGNELHAFKLPNGKAVLLITVINYLDTSIGKYIEYSIAIACTHGRKPAPPLLPAMMMKTFGTGQYILDLPVSSEVSVKGGKGIWGMPKHQANLDFIITDDMVSSQYEKDGQFAFRIEIDRPKSPSFKLNVGTTNYCRYRNMLMASYIYFESKVGINLFGKANARLYIGDHPNVSYLRDLEITPDPFFTMFMPEANGVLDDHFKCWFMTYDEPPAKMPEGFETVFDLGLNEDWLAPPAFTDLEQYRIGAERKTAVLNT from the coding sequence ATGGCCATCCCCAAAAGAATCAAGCGGTACCGGGACCGGTACGCTCTCGTAGATGGTATTCCTTATAAGATGCCCATCTATGCCAAAAACTCTCCGGCACTGATGGCGGGTTTCTCCTGTGACTACGAGAAAGCAAATGCCCTGCTGCCCGGTAATGAACTGCATGCATTTAAATTGCCCAATGGCAAAGCAGTGCTACTGATCACTGTGATCAATTATCTGGATACCAGTATAGGTAAATACATAGAGTATAGCATCGCTATTGCCTGCACACACGGACGCAAACCTGCGCCGCCACTGCTGCCTGCCATGATGATGAAGACTTTTGGCACCGGGCAATATATTCTGGATCTGCCGGTAAGTTCTGAAGTATCAGTTAAAGGAGGCAAGGGAATATGGGGCATGCCTAAGCATCAGGCCAATCTGGATTTTATCATTACGGACGATATGGTTTCCAGCCAGTATGAGAAAGATGGTCAGTTTGCTTTTCGCATTGAAATAGACCGCCCTAAGTCACCCAGCTTCAAGCTCAATGTGGGTACGACCAATTACTGTCGATACCGAAATATGCTGATGGCTTCCTATATCTATTTTGAGTCCAAGGTAGGCATTAATCTGTTCGGCAAAGCCAATGCGAGACTCTACATTGGTGACCACCCTAATGTCTCTTACCTCAGGGACTTGGAGATCACACCAGATCCTTTCTTTACCATGTTTATGCCGGAAGCCAATGGCGTACTGGACGATCATTTCAAATGCTGGTTCATGACTTATGACGAACCGCCAGCCAAAATGCCTGAAGGGTTTGAAACTGTCTTTGATCTGGGACTAAATGAAGATTGGCTCGCACCTCCGGCTTTCACTGATTTGGAGCAATACCGGATAGGAGCAGAGCGGAAAACAGCAGTGCTTAATACATGA
- a CDS encoding esterase/lipase family protein, whose protein sequence is MTIQFETVPFTSRDGFFCNLKHVVDHTPDGQGSQPAKTPVLLVHGAGVRADIFNPPTEKNIIHMLVEEGYDVWLENWRASIDLLPNEWDLDQAALYDHPAAVKKVLEETGAKEIKAIIHCQGSTSFMIAAVLGLLPEVKVIISNAVSLHPVVPLYSVFKLNVFVPIVKLMFKYLNPQWGVKAPDIRTKILRFLVMLTHRENDTLVGKFVSFTYGAGFPALWRLENLDETTKAWIQHEFAEVPLSFFDHIKKGVRRGALAPADNQDDVMRTYLSQPPKLHARVVLFGGEKNRCFLPRSQQNTYKYLESIQPGMHKLYILKGYSHLDVFLGKHAHRDIFPIIMKELKQELQPKQTQSWPSPKESSGTGTGTLS, encoded by the coding sequence ATGACTATACAGTTTGAAACTGTGCCCTTTACGAGTCGTGATGGGTTTTTCTGCAACCTAAAACATGTTGTAGACCACACGCCTGACGGCCAAGGTTCACAACCTGCAAAAACGCCTGTGCTTTTAGTACATGGAGCAGGCGTAAGAGCCGACATCTTCAATCCCCCTACCGAGAAGAATATTATCCATATGCTGGTGGAAGAAGGCTACGATGTGTGGCTGGAAAACTGGCGGGCCAGCATTGATCTGTTGCCCAACGAATGGGACCTGGATCAGGCAGCGCTTTATGATCATCCGGCGGCCGTAAAAAAAGTGCTGGAAGAGACCGGAGCAAAAGAGATCAAAGCCATTATTCACTGTCAGGGGAGTACCAGCTTTATGATTGCGGCCGTGCTGGGATTGTTGCCTGAGGTCAAAGTCATTATAAGCAACGCGGTATCTTTACATCCGGTAGTCCCCCTCTACTCTGTTTTTAAACTGAATGTTTTTGTGCCCATTGTCAAATTGATGTTCAAGTACCTTAATCCTCAATGGGGCGTAAAAGCACCGGATATCAGAACAAAAATACTGCGCTTCCTGGTCATGCTGACCCATCGGGAGAATGATACGCTGGTGGGCAAGTTTGTAAGTTTCACCTACGGGGCGGGCTTTCCTGCCTTATGGAGATTGGAGAATCTGGATGAAACTACCAAAGCATGGATTCAGCATGAGTTTGCCGAAGTTCCTTTAAGCTTTTTTGACCACATTAAGAAAGGAGTAAGAAGAGGAGCTTTAGCGCCTGCTGACAATCAGGATGATGTGATGAGAACGTATCTGTCTCAGCCCCCCAAGCTTCATGCCCGGGTCGTCCTTTTCGGTGGAGAAAAGAACCGCTGCTTTCTGCCTAGAAGCCAGCAGAACACCTATAAATACCTGGAAAGCATACAGCCGGGTATGCATAAGCTTTATATCCTGAAAGGCTACAGCCATCTGGATGTTTTTCTCGGAAAGCATGCCCACCGTGATATATTTCCCATCATAATGAAAGAACTCAAGCAAGAACTACAACCTAAACAAACACAATCATGGCCATCCCCAAAAGAATCAAGCGGTACCGGGACCGGTACGCTCTCGTAG
- a CDS encoding endonuclease domain-containing protein codes for MQRKMFYGAGPELFARARRLRATCTPAETEMWKYLRESQLGLKFRRRHPIANYIADFYCHQAKIVVEIDGSIHKLQHIKEYDEGRTYVMEQLGIEVLRFSNEEVFSDIETIVEKIRNVISNIKQEPG; via the coding sequence ATGCAAAGAAAGATGTTTTATGGTGCCGGGCCTGAGCTCTTTGCCAGAGCGAGGAGGCTTAGGGCAACATGTACTCCGGCAGAAACAGAAATGTGGAAATATCTACGTGAAAGCCAATTGGGTTTGAAGTTTAGAAGGCGGCACCCTATTGCCAATTACATTGCTGACTTTTATTGTCATCAGGCCAAGATTGTAGTAGAGATAGACGGCTCAATTCACAAACTTCAGCACATCAAAGAATATGATGAAGGGCGTACCTATGTAATGGAACAGCTAGGAATTGAAGTTCTGCGCTTTAGTAATGAGGAAGTATTCTCTGATATTGAAACAATAGTAGAGAAAATCAGAAATGTAATCTCTAATATAAAGCAAGAGCCTGGCTAA
- a CDS encoding SDR family oxidoreductase — translation MSDNKVKNQYEKQNPVDQYPKPPFPRQPQPVPGSVNKMDPMPDHGEESYQGFGRLKGRKALVTGGDSGIGRATVIAFAREGADIAINYLPSEEENAQEVIKLVEAEGKKAIPLPGDIADESFCKQLVEDAVHELGGLDILVNNAGRQTSQMSIDELTSEQFDNTFKVNVYSLFWICKAAMPHLDAGSSIINTTSIQAYQPSDNLLDYAPTKASIVAFTKALSKQVAEKGIRVNAVAPGPFWTPLQPSGGQPQDNIEKFGSVSSLGRPGQPAEIAPIYVLLASQEGSYITGEVMGVTGGRMPM, via the coding sequence ATGAGTGATAATAAAGTAAAAAACCAATACGAGAAGCAGAATCCTGTAGATCAATATCCTAAACCTCCTTTTCCTCGTCAACCGCAGCCTGTACCGGGCTCGGTGAACAAAATGGATCCCATGCCCGATCACGGCGAGGAAAGTTATCAGGGCTTTGGCCGCCTGAAAGGCAGAAAAGCGCTGGTCACCGGTGGTGATTCAGGCATTGGGCGTGCTACAGTGATCGCATTTGCCCGCGAAGGCGCAGACATTGCCATCAACTACCTGCCCAGCGAAGAAGAAAATGCGCAGGAAGTGATCAAGCTGGTAGAAGCGGAAGGTAAAAAGGCTATTCCGCTGCCCGGTGATATCGCTGATGAAAGCTTTTGCAAGCAGTTGGTAGAAGATGCCGTGCATGAGTTGGGCGGACTGGATATATTGGTCAATAATGCCGGAAGGCAGACATCTCAGATGTCCATTGATGAGCTGACAAGCGAGCAGTTTGACAATACCTTTAAGGTAAATGTATATTCCCTCTTCTGGATATGTAAAGCAGCGATGCCACATCTGGATGCTGGCTCATCTATCATCAATACCACTTCCATTCAGGCCTATCAGCCTTCGGATAATCTGCTGGATTATGCGCCGACCAAAGCTTCTATTGTGGCATTTACCAAAGCCTTGTCTAAGCAGGTAGCGGAAAAGGGAATCCGTGTCAATGCGGTGGCCCCCGGTCCTTTCTGGACACCTCTGCAGCCCAGTGGTGGGCAGCCCCAGGACAATATTGAGAAGTTCGGTTCTGTTTCATCCCTAGGGCGTCCCGGTCAGCCGGCAGAGATTGCTCCCATATACGTGTTATTGGCTTCTCAGGAAGGAAGCTATATCACCGGTGAGGTGATGGGCGTCACAGGCGGAAGAATGCCAATGTAA
- a CDS encoding N-acyl-D-amino-acid deacylase family protein: protein MKSKKLALHIPKICLSLLCCLLISIPLQAQTYDLLIRNARIVDGTGNAWYEGDIATQKGMIVKIGELGSSKAKQIIDAGGLYAAPGFIDVHTHVEKSLPDRPSADNFLYDGVTSIITGNCGGSEENLGKFFNAMEKEGLSINLASLVGHNTVRNAVLGSSNRAPNAEELQQMEALVAQAMEDGAVGLSTGLIYVPGTYAETDEVVALAKVAAQYQGVYASHIRNEANEVFDAIDEAVHIGKEANIPVEISHIKISSKKYWGRTNELLERIEDYRAQGIDVTVDQYPYTASSTRLGVLLPSWAFSGGTDSLRARLADTETRKKIKAEMLETLRSVGFEDYSYSVVANCPWEEKYSGKSIAEINLMLGKTAGAAQEAETIMDMMAKVEEGDRVQMVYHKMDENDVQHLMRYPFTMIARDAGVPEMGKGAPHPRAYGSCSRVLAHYVHELGVISLEDAIRKMTSLPAQRFQLRDRGLLQEGKAADILLFDLEEINSPSTFESPHAYSEGMEYVIVNGKPAVEKGKYNGERPGQLLKGQEAK, encoded by the coding sequence ATGAAAAGTAAAAAATTAGCACTACACATCCCCAAAATATGCCTTAGCCTGCTCTGCTGTTTACTCATTTCCATACCCCTGCAAGCACAAACTTACGACCTTCTGATACGCAACGCCCGCATCGTTGATGGCACTGGCAATGCCTGGTACGAGGGTGATATTGCCACCCAAAAGGGTATGATTGTCAAAATAGGTGAGCTTGGAAGTAGTAAAGCTAAACAAATAATTGATGCCGGAGGCTTATATGCTGCTCCCGGCTTTATTGATGTGCATACCCATGTGGAAAAAAGCCTGCCTGATCGCCCTAGCGCGGATAACTTTCTCTACGATGGCGTTACTTCCATCATCACCGGCAATTGCGGTGGTTCGGAGGAAAACCTGGGCAAATTTTTTAATGCTATGGAGAAAGAGGGCTTATCTATAAACCTTGCCTCTTTGGTAGGACACAATACAGTGCGTAATGCGGTGCTGGGTTCTTCCAATCGTGCACCAAATGCAGAAGAGTTACAGCAGATGGAAGCTTTGGTCGCTCAAGCCATGGAGGATGGAGCTGTGGGTCTTTCTACCGGACTCATCTACGTACCGGGCACCTATGCCGAGACCGATGAGGTAGTCGCACTGGCAAAGGTGGCGGCTCAATATCAGGGTGTTTATGCTTCCCACATCCGCAATGAGGCCAATGAAGTATTTGATGCTATTGACGAAGCTGTGCATATTGGTAAAGAAGCTAACATTCCGGTAGAAATCTCTCATATCAAGATCTCAAGCAAAAAATACTGGGGCAGAACCAACGAATTGCTAGAAAGAATTGAAGATTATCGTGCGCAGGGCATAGATGTAACGGTTGACCAGTACCCATATACTGCCAGCAGTACCAGACTGGGTGTATTGCTACCTTCCTGGGCTTTTTCAGGGGGTACAGACTCACTTAGAGCTCGCCTGGCAGATACTGAGACCCGCAAAAAGATCAAAGCTGAGATGTTGGAAACCCTGCGAAGCGTAGGCTTTGAAGATTACAGCTATTCAGTGGTAGCCAATTGTCCGTGGGAAGAAAAATACAGCGGTAAAAGTATTGCCGAGATCAATCTTATGCTGGGTAAGACAGCCGGAGCGGCTCAGGAGGCAGAGACTATTATGGATATGATGGCTAAGGTGGAAGAAGGTGATCGTGTGCAAATGGTATATCATAAAATGGACGAAAATGATGTACAACATCTGATGAGATATCCCTTTACCATGATTGCCCGCGATGCCGGCGTGCCTGAGATGGGCAAAGGCGCACCTCATCCCCGTGCTTATGGTTCCTGTTCAAGAGTACTGGCCCATTATGTACATGAGTTGGGCGTAATAAGTCTGGAAGATGCTATTCGTAAGATGACTTCTTTGCCCGCCCAGCGTTTCCAACTCCGGGACAGAGGTTTATTGCAGGAAGGCAAGGCTGCAGATATCCTACTTTTTGACCTGGAAGAGATCAATAGCCCTTCTACCTTTGAAAGCCCGCATGCCTATTCGGAGGGCATGGAGTATGTGATTGTTAATGGTAAGCCAGCAGTAGAAAAAGGCAAGTACAATGGAGAAAGGCCCGGCCAGCTACTGAAAGGACAAGAAGCCAAATAA
- a CDS encoding thioredoxin family protein, translating into MYTANSLRDKIIHFQNTSEQHFQKQKNLPNFFKLSLAYLSFFLSTFLAAFRLPFLWLKRLLPSSIASAKEQAVLQVNTQNIKQVLQDNEWVVLDFWAAWCGPCMMMEPALESFAQRNPDIAAGKIDADQNAELLKRYKVKGLPQILLFHQGKEVKRHAGALSEHELEAFVQQEMSKISQAV; encoded by the coding sequence ATGTATACAGCAAATTCGCTTAGAGATAAGATCATACACTTTCAAAATACTTCAGAACAGCATTTTCAAAAGCAAAAGAACCTGCCAAACTTCTTCAAGCTGAGCTTAGCTTATCTTAGCTTTTTCCTCTCTACTTTTCTGGCAGCTTTTCGTCTCCCTTTTCTATGGTTGAAAAGGCTTTTGCCATCTTCTATTGCCTCTGCAAAAGAGCAAGCCGTTTTACAAGTCAATACACAGAATATCAAACAGGTTTTACAGGATAATGAATGGGTAGTTTTAGACTTCTGGGCAGCCTGGTGCGGCCCCTGCATGATGATGGAACCTGCTTTAGAAAGTTTCGCCCAGCGAAATCCTGACATTGCGGCAGGAAAAATAGATGCTGACCAGAATGCTGAGTTACTTAAGCGTTATAAAGTAAAAGGTTTACCGCAAATCTTATTATTTCACCAGGGAAAAGAGGTAAAAAGACATGCCGGAGCTTTAAGTGAGCATGAACTGGAGGCATTTGTGCAACAGGAAATGTCAAAGATAAGTCAAGCCGTCTGA
- a CDS encoding ferric reductase-like transmembrane domain-containing protein yields the protein MKLVFAILLFLHALIHLMGFVKAFKFAEVSQLSMSISKAAGIVWLVAAVVLIVTSIAFLLNKEWWWMIGIFALLFSQGLIIFYWSDAKFGTLANIILLIGIVLSYSHWQFNASVKNEVRHFFPLVRDRAGKITADQLADLPPMVEKWLRKTNILGKSFIETACFVQSGEMRMSPEGKWTPFEAEQWTRTEDAGFIWLAHVKAPMGMTIAARDNYAEGKGNMHIRLLSLIPIEHANGPEIDQGAMLRYLGELVWYPTAALNDYIAWEEINATTAKARMRYGESTAEAMFFFNEQGEVIRVEADRYYHQKGGASLERWVIQLEGVKEFDGIRVPARASIHWKLSEGDYHWYKVEVEDIQYNLQERQ from the coding sequence ATGAAACTTGTTTTTGCCATACTATTATTTCTACATGCTCTGATTCATCTGATGGGCTTTGTCAAGGCTTTTAAATTCGCTGAAGTCAGTCAACTGAGTATGAGCATTTCAAAAGCCGCCGGAATCGTCTGGCTAGTGGCTGCGGTAGTGCTGATCGTCACTTCCATTGCTTTTCTCCTCAATAAAGAATGGTGGTGGATGATCGGTATTTTCGCTCTGTTGTTTTCACAAGGCCTCATCATTTTTTATTGGTCAGACGCGAAGTTTGGAACACTGGCTAATATCATCTTGCTAATTGGAATTGTACTAAGCTATAGTCACTGGCAGTTCAATGCATCAGTCAAAAATGAAGTCAGGCACTTCTTTCCTCTTGTAAGAGATCGGGCAGGCAAAATCACTGCGGATCAACTGGCTGATTTACCTCCTATGGTAGAGAAATGGCTCAGGAAGACAAATATCCTGGGAAAAAGTTTCATTGAAACTGCTTGTTTTGTACAGTCAGGGGAGATGCGCATGAGTCCTGAAGGTAAATGGACGCCCTTTGAAGCAGAGCAATGGACCAGAACAGAAGATGCAGGTTTTATCTGGCTCGCACATGTTAAGGCTCCAATGGGAATGACCATCGCTGCACGGGATAATTATGCGGAAGGGAAGGGCAATATGCACATCAGGCTGCTGTCACTTATCCCTATTGAGCATGCAAATGGGCCGGAAATAGATCAGGGGGCAATGTTGCGCTATCTGGGCGAACTGGTGTGGTATCCTACGGCTGCCCTCAATGATTATATAGCCTGGGAAGAAATTAACGCCACGACCGCTAAGGCCCGCATGCGATATGGAGAAAGTACTGCCGAAGCTATGTTCTTTTTCAATGAACAGGGGGAGGTGATTCGGGTGGAAGCCGACCGTTATTACCATCAGAAAGGTGGGGCGAGCCTGGAAAGGTGGGTGATACAGCTGGAAGGAGTGAAGGAGTTTGATGGAATACGTGTGCCTGCCAGGGCAAGTATCCATTGGAAACTCAGTGAGGGTGATTATCATTGGTACAAGGTAGAAGTGGAAGATATTCAGTACAATCTTCAAGAGCGACAATGA